In the Grimontia kaedaensis genome, one interval contains:
- a CDS encoding DUF3301 domain-containing protein, translated as MMADLFWILLIAIVASLFWQQRRQSELAKNYIVRRCQQTNVQLISIARGSHSFGWPKGPLDIQTRYYFEFSVNGLDCYQGYAVMKGMRIKEIYMPAYPVLEE; from the coding sequence ATGATGGCAGATCTGTTTTGGATATTACTTATCGCTATCGTTGCCAGCTTGTTCTGGCAACAACGTCGGCAGAGTGAACTGGCGAAAAACTATATCGTCCGTCGATGCCAGCAAACTAACGTGCAGTTGATTTCAATTGCGCGGGGCAGTCATTCCTTTGGTTGGCCAAAAGGGCCATTGGATATTCAAACCCGCTACTACTTCGAGTTTTCAGTGAATGGTTTGGATTGCTATCAGGGCTATGCCGTGATGAAAGGGATGCGAATCAAAGAGATTTATATGCCAGCGTATCCGGTGTTGGAGGAGTAA